A window of the Cryptosporidium parvum Iowa II chromosome 7, whole genome shotgun sequence genome harbors these coding sequences:
- a CDS encoding hypothetical protein (with 6 transmembrane domain), translating into MASSIMETFGSLNYEEAFSKRGIISTIVGILLGLVVSTTVNATLVEISLSPFFSTYFGLLFVIIGGLIFWKVYVTIIPDEENALNKRTSLLTFAALIIFSGFICFILENDWFLGMTPIIRVPIYTILGLSISFAIAFSLVDAVNYISGFISSNDSPLLVNSKAQIIFVICSSLFIGIIFGFLFGLVEDTHEQIHYVNISLMKQKHYCYTIGVIVGALCGFGNEVIRLSDRSYMIVGKTVYDSDV; encoded by the coding sequence atGGCATCTTCAATCATGGAAACATTTGGATCCCTCAACTATGAAGAGGCGTTTTCTAAGCGTGGTATAATAAGTACAATTGTGGGGATATTATTAGGCCTAGTAGTTTCAACTACTGTCAACGCAACTCTGGTTGAAATAAGTTTATCGCCATTTTTCTCAACATATTTTGGCCTcttatttgtaataattgGAGGACTGATATTTTGGAAGGTATATGTAACAATTATTCCAGATGAAGAGAACGCTTTAAATAAACGAACATCTCTATTAACATTTGCTGCGCTGATCATATTTTCCGGTTTTATCTGCTTTattcttgaaaatgattGGTTCCTTGGAATGACACCAATTATTAGAGTACCAATTTATACCATTCTCGGCCTCTCTATTTCATTTGCTATTGCATTTTCTCTTGTAGATGCCgttaattatatttctgGCTTTATTTCCAGTAATGACAGTCCATTGTTGGTTAATTCAAAGgctcaaataatatttgtcATTTGctcttcattatttattggaattatttttggGTTTCTATTTGGGCTTGTTGAAGACACACACGAGCAGATTCACTATGTAAACATCTCGTTAATGAAGCAAAAACATTATTGCTATACAATTGGAGTTATAGTAGGTGCGTTATGCGGATTTGGTAATGAAGTAATTAGATTATCAGATAGATCTTATATGATCGTCGGGAAAACCGTGTATGACTCAGATGTTTAG
- a CDS encoding hypothetical protein (hypothetical membrane protein with 3 transmembrane domains) has translation MNRVKHRICCDILERELPLLFYKNALSFESRPTEKSSPVQLCYPDLSMTLGFHPYNFNIYQLNTDAEDEDVFDRPSIIISTECKEFNNIREDVYRWGVLYLICTVLLLVYILKIIMESQLNINHFIGIKINKTAFHIICFLLSFSPLLAVTEGCPFFMIVYKALFPSMLTIIFVYFLNEVWDILFVFLFSVARLSISAIQYKMVS, from the coding sequence ATGAATCGGGTAAAACATCGAATTTGTTGCGACATTTTGGAAAGAGAATTACCCTTGttattttataaaaatGCTTTATCATTTGAGAGTCGGCCCACTGAAAAAAGTTCTCCAGTCCAGTTGTGCTATCCTGATCTGAGTATGACTCTTGGATTTCACCCCTATAACTTTAACATATATCAATTAAATACTGATgctgaagatgaagatgtTTTCGACCGTccttcaataattatttccacTGAATGTAAGgagtttaataatattagagaAGATGTCTATCGTTGGGGAGTTTTATACTTAATATGCACAGTCTTATTGCTTgtttatattttgaaaattattatggAGAGTCAgcttaatattaatcacTTTATCggtattaaaattaataaaacaGCATTCCACATTATATGCTTTTTGCTCTCGTTTTCTCCGCTATTAGCAGTTACTGAAGGGTGCCCGTTTTTCATGATTGTCTATAAAGCTTTATTCCCATCGATGCTTACCAttatatttgtttattttttaaatgagGTGTGGGacatattatttgtatttctattttcagTAGCTAGATTATCTATCTCGGCTATTCAATATAAAATGGTAAGTTAA
- a CDS encoding 60S ribosomal protein L35A (transcripts identified by EST) codes for MKSQIKKKSFNNKTTEPVRLYSKAIVTGYKRSKVNQTPNVSLLKIEGVKTKEDAKFYLGKRCAYIYKAKTIKNGTKFRVIQGLIRRSYGNSGAVCAKFRKALPPSSFGGRVRVFLFPSNI; via the coding sequence atgaaatctcaaataaagaaaaagagcTTTAATAACAAGACAACTGAACCCGTAAGACTATACTCTAAAGCGATTGTTACGGGTTACAAAAGGTCAAAGGTCAATCAAACCCCAAACGTTTCTCTACTTAAAATAGAAGGTGTTAAAACAAAAGAAGACGCAAAGTTCTATTTGGGAAAGAGATGTGCATATATCTACAAGGCCAAGACAATAAAGAATGGCACAAAATTCAGAGTGATACAAGGATTGATTAGAAGAAGCTACGGTAACAGTGGTGCAGTATGTGCCAAGTTCAGAAAAGCATTACCACCCAGCAGCTTTGGAGGTAGAGTACGAGTTTTCCTTTTTCCAAGCAATATCTAA